Proteins found in one Miscanthus floridulus cultivar M001 chromosome 4, ASM1932011v1, whole genome shotgun sequence genomic segment:
- the LOC136552607 gene encoding polyol transporter 5-like — MPGKSSTRDGRSPDAVKPMRRLLLKKYPFATAVLSSAIPLFLGYDLAVVYNKIVRAQGNLKLLACTVALSSSLGMIAAVGAQRLIGDRRTVLLSAAVLCAGAIARGLATGLAPFTAGVFVNGVGIGLALTVVPAYAADLSPSSARRVLAAHPDGLVYLGCILGSVVYSMGFLRVPAHHAWRLTVAIGTAVPALLSSVVLFMPDTPRWLVSWDRENKARTLEEAELRLLEIKIECGKPHDGSDEPLAVTKRCRWWREELGILRELLVRPTEPLRRAVLTALVAKVIQQASSIGSILQYVQRAFRDVGVSSRAALAVFVFVFVFVVSFPMSLVLVEIGWLLVRALARSCRLGRRVPAGTVTPRQEQLKWVRGLSATMLLSLMALVWIALGPAPWAADASSRGCLRWLRAAVAVVKDSVISAI; from the exons ATGCCTGGCAAAAGTAGCACCAGAGACGGGCGTTCCCCAGATGCAGTGAAGCCCATGAGGCGTCTTCTTCTCAAAAAGTACCCCTTCGCCACCGCCGTGCTTTCGTCGGCCATTCCTCTCTTCTTGGGCTACG ACCTCGCCGTCGTTTACAACAAGATCGTCAGGGCGCAGGGCAACCTGAAGCTCCTGGCGTGCACCGTCGCGCTTTCCTCTAGCCTCGGCATGATCGCGGCCGTGGGAGCGCAACGCCTCATCGGAGACCGCCGAACCGTGCTCCTCTCCGCCGCCGTGCTCTGCGCCGGCGCGATCGCCCGGGGCCTCGCCACCGGCTTGGCGCCCTTCACGGCCGGCGTCTTCGTCAACGGCGTCGGGATAGGCCTGGCGCTCACGGTCGTCCCAGCCTACGCCGCGGATCTCAGTCCATCCTCTGCGCGCCGCGTGCTCGCCGCGCACCCTGACGGATTAGTGTACCTCGGCTGCATCCTGGGGTCGGTCGTCTACTCCATGGGATTCTTGAGGGTTCCTGCTCACCACGCGTGGCGGCTGACAGTTGCCATCGGTACAGCCGTTCCGGCGTTGCTCAGCTCCGTCGTCCTCTTCATGCCCGACACGCCCCGTTGGCTCGTGTCCTGGGACCGGGAAAACAAGGCCCGGACACTGGAAGAGGCCGAGCTCCGTCTGCTCGAGATAAAAATCGAGTGCGGCAAACCGCACGATGGCTCGGACGAGCCGCTGGCGGTGACTAAACGATGCCGGTGGTGGAGGGAGGAGCTTGGGATCTTGAGGGAGCTCCTGGTGCGCCCCACAGAGCCTCTTCGCCGTGCGGTCCTCACCGCGCTTGTCGCCAAGGTCATCCAGCAGGCGTCCAGCATCGGGTCCATTCTCCAGTACGTGCAGCGCGCATTCCGCGACGTCGGCGTCTCGTCCAGGGCGGCGCTGGCGGTGTTCGTGTTCGTGTTCGTGTTCGTGGTGTCCTTCCCTATGTCGCTTGTGCTCGTGGAGATCGGCTGGCTGCTGGTGAGAGCGCTCGCCCGCAGCTGCCGCCTGGGCAGGCGCGTGCCGGCGGGCACGGTGACCCCGCGGCAGGAGCAGCTGAAGTGGGTGAGAGGCCTGTCCGCGACAATGCTTCTCTCGCTGATGGCGCTGGTGTGGATCGCGCTCGGGCCTGCGCCGTGGGCGGCGGACGCGTCGTCACGCGGCTGCCTTCGGTGGCTGCGggcagcggtggcggtggtgaaagATTCTGTCATCTCGGCGATCTAG
- the LOC136552603 gene encoding polyol transporter 5-like, which produces MMASAEPRKKSNVKYASMCAILASMAVIIVGYDIGVMSGAAIYIKKDLKITDVQLEIVMGILNIYSLIGSFAAGRTSDWIGRRFTVVFAAAIFFAGSLLMGFAVNYAMLMAGRFVAGVGVGYAIMIAPVYTAEISPAAVRGSLTSFPEVFINFGILLGYVSNFAFARLPLYLGWRVMLGIGAAPSALLGLMVFVMPESPRWLVMKGRLADARAVLEKTTETPEEAAERLADIKAAAGIPKDLDGDVITVPKERNGGEKQVWKELIVSPTPAIRRILLSAVGLHFFQQASGTESVVLYSPRVFKSAGITDDNKLLGVTCAVGATKTLFILVVTFLVDRVGRRPLLLSSVGGMIISLVGLGTGLTVVGHHPDAKIPWAVALCILSVLAYVSFFSIGLGPMGSVYPSEIFPLRVRALGFAVGVASNRVTSGVISMTFLSLSKAITIGGSFFLYSGIAALAWVFFFTYLPETRGQTLEEMGKLFGMEDTDMAETENTAAKEKVVEMPTS; this is translated from the exons ATGATGGCTTCCGCCGAGCCCAGGAAGAAGAGCAACGTCAAGTATGCCTCCATGTGTGCCATCCTCGCCTCCATGGCCGTCATCATCGTTGGATATG ACATTGGGGTGATGAGTGGAGCAGCAATATACATCAAGAAGGACCTGAAGATCACGGACGTGCAGCTGGAGATAGTGATGGGCATCTTGAACATTTACTCGCTCATCGGGTCCTTTGCGGCAGGGCGGACGTCCGACTGGATTGGGCGCCGCTTCACTGTGGTCTTCGCCGCTGCCATCTTCTTCGCCGGCTCGCTGCTCATGGGTTTCGCCGTCAACTACGCCATGCTCATGGCGGGCCGGTTCGTGGCTGGCGTCGGGGTGGGCTACGCGATCATGATCGCGCCCGTTTACACCGCCGAGATCTCGCCGGCGGCAGTCCGCGGCTCCCTGACGTCCTTCCCGGAAGTGTTCATCAACTTCGGTATCCTGCTCGGTTACGTGTCGAACTTCGCGTTCGCTCGCCTTCCCCTCTACCTCGGCTGGCGCGTCATGCTCGGCATCGGCGCGGCGCCGTCCGCCCTGCTTGGGCTCATGGTGTTCGTCATGCCCGAATCACCTAGGTGGCTCGTCATGAAGGGCCGCCTCGCGGACGCCAGAGCGGTGCTGGAGAAGACCACTGAGACGCCAGAGGAGGCCGCGGAACGCCTAGCCGACATCAAGGCTGCGGCTGGGATTCCCAAGGACCTCGACGGAGACGTGATCACCGTTCCCAAGGAGCGAAACGGTGGTGAGAAGCAGGTGTGGAAGGAGCTCATCGTATCCCCAACCCCGGCCATCCGACGCATACTGCTCTCGGCCGTCGGCCTCCACTTCTTCCAGCAGGCTTCTGGCACCGAATCCGTCGTCCTGTACAGCCCGCGCGTGTTCAAGAGCGCGGGAATCACCGACGACAACAAGCTCCTGGGCGTCACCTGCGCGGTGGGCGCCACCAAGACGCTCTTCATCCTGGTGGTTACGTTCCTGGTCGACAGAGTCGGCCGGCGGCCGCTCCTACTGAGCAGCGTGGGCGGCATGATCATCTCGCTCGTCGGCCTCGGGACGGGCCTCACCGTCGTGGGGCACCACCCGGACGCCAAGATCCCGTGGGCCGTCGCCCTGTGCATCCTGTCCGTCCTGGCCTACGTGTCGTTCTTCTCGATAGGGCTCGGGCCCATGGGGTCGGTTTACCCCTCGGAGATCTTCCCGCTGCGGGTGCGCGCGCTGGGCTTCGCGGTCGGCGTGGCCAGTAACCGCGTTACCAGCGGCGTGATCTCCATGACCTTCCTGTCCCTCTCCAAGGCCATCACCATCGGCGGCAGCTTCTTCCTCTACTCCGGCATCGCCGCGCTCgcgtgggttttcttcttcacctACCTCCCGGAGACTCGAGGTCAGACGTTGGAAGAAATGGGCAAGCTGTTCGGCATGGAAGACACGGACATGGCTGAAACAGAAAACACCGCTGCCAAGGAGAAAGTAGTGGAAATGCCCACGAGCTAG
- the LOC136552606 gene encoding polyol transporter 5-like, with amino-acid sequence MMASAEPRKKSNVKYASMCAILASMAVIIVGYDIGVMSGAAIYIKKDLKITDVQLEIVMGILNIYSLIGSFAAGRTSDWIGRRFTVVFAAAIFFAGSLLMGFAVNYAMLMAGRFVAGVGVGYAIMIAPVYTAEISPAAVRGSLTSFPEVFINFGILLGYVSNFAFARLPLYLGWRVMLGIGAAPSALLGLMVFVVPESPRWLVMKGRLADARAVLEKTTETPEEAAERLADIKAAAGIPKDLDGDVITVPKERNGGEKQVWKELIVSPTPAIRRILLSAVGLHFFQQASGTESVVLYSPRVFKSAGITDDNKLLGVTCAVGATKTLFILVVTFLVDRVGRRPLLLSSVGGMIISLVGLGTGLTVVGHHPDAKIPWAVALCILSVLAYVSFFSIGLGPMGSVYPSEIFPLRVRALGFAVGVASNRVTSGVISMTFLSLSKAITIGGSFFLYSGIAALAWVFFFTYLPETRGQTLEEMGKLFGMEDTDMAETENTAAKEKVVEMPTS; translated from the exons ATGATGGCTTCCGCCGAGCCCAGGAAGAAGAGCAACGTCAAGTATGCCTCCATGTGTGCCATCCTCGCCTCCATGGCCGTCATCATCGTTGGATATG ACATTGGGGTGATGAGTGGAGCAGCAATATACATCAAGAAGGACCTGAAGATCACGGACGTGCAGCTGGAGATAGTGATGGGCATCTTGAACATTTACTCGCTCATCGGGTCCTTTGCGGCAGGGCGGACGTCCGACTGGATTGGGCGCCGCTTCACTGTGGTCTTCGCCGCTGCCATCTTCTTCGCCGGCTCGCTGCTCATGGGTTTCGCCGTCAACTACGCCATGCTCATGGCGGGCCGGTTCGTGGCTGGCGTCGGGGTGGGCTACGCGATCATGATCGCGCCCGTTTACACCGCCGAGATCTCGCCGGCGGCAGTCCGCGGCTCCCTGACGTCCTTCCCGGAAGTGTTCATCAACTTCGGTATCCTGCTCGGTTACGTGTCGAACTTCGCGTTCGCTCGCCTTCCCCTCTACCTCGGCTGGCGCGTCATGCTCGGCATCGGCGCGGCGCCGTCCGCCCTGCTTGGGCTCATGGTGTTCGTCGTGCCCGAATCACCTAGGTGGCTCGTCATGAAGGGCCGCCTCGCGGACGCCAGAGCGGTGCTGGAGAAGACCACTGAGACGCCAGAGGAGGCCGCGGAACGCCTAGCCGACATCAAGGCTGCGGCTGGGATTCCCAAGGACCTCGACGGAGACGTGATCACCGTTCCCAAGGAGCGAAACGGTGGTGAGAAGCAGGTGTGGAAGGAGCTCATCGTATCCCCAACCCCGGCCATCCGACGCATACTGCTCTCGGCCGTCGGCCTCCACTTCTTCCAGCAGGCTTCTGGCACCGAATCCGTCGTCCTGTACAGCCCGCGCGTGTTCAAGAGCGCGGGAATCACCGACGACAACAAGCTCCTGGGCGTCACCTGCGCGGTGGGCGCCACCAAGACGCTCTTCATCCTGGTGGTTACGTTCCTGGTCGACAGAGTCGGCCGGCGGCCGCTCCTACTGAGCAGCGTGGGCGGCATGATCATCTCGCTCGTCGGCCTCGGGACGGGCCTCACCGTCGTGGGGCACCACCCGGACGCCAAGATCCCGTGGGCCGTCGCCCTGTGCATCCTGTCCGTCCTGGCCTACGTGTCGTTCTTCTCGATAGGGCTCGGGCCCATGGGGTCGGTTTACCCCTCGGAGATCTTCCCGCTGCGGGTGCGCGCGCTGGGCTTCGCGGTCGGCGTGGCCAGTAACCGCGTTACCAGCGGCGTGATCTCCATGACCTTCCTGTCCCTCTCCAAGGCCATCACCATCGGCGGCAGCTTCTTCCTCTACTCCGGCATCGCCGCGCTCgcgtgggttttcttcttcacctACCTCCCGGAGACTCGAGGTCAGACGTTGGAAGAAATGGGCAAGCTGTTCGGCATGGAAGACACGGACATGGCTGAAACAGAAAACACCGCTGCCAAGGAGAAAGTAGTGGAAATGCCCACGAGCTAG